GGATTATTCGGGATCAATGCGTCTTGGAATGATATTTGGAAGTGTTGAAGTTAGGCTCTTTCGTCCCTTTCCCTTTTTCGGAGTTCTTGAGCCGCTTACTTTGAGGGATGTCATTTGGATCGATGGCTTCATCCTCCCAACCCTCGGGCAATTCTCCTACTGGTTCGTCATCATCAGACTGGTTGTTTGCCAGCTCCAGTTCTTCTAAGGAAAAGTCTATCGGATTGAATTGACTGAATAGTACACCATAACCTTTGGTGATCCCGTTCCCCAGGCCGATAAAGTTCGGCAAAATAAAGTTAGTTCTGAATTTACCATCAAAGCTGCCCATTTTTCCTTCATCCATCAAATTGGTCTGGAGCGATTCCAGAGAAAGATCTACGAAAATTCTTTTTTCAAGTGTAAGACCGACCTCCTTTCCAACGAAAGCAATATTCTGACTCAGCAGACGTCTCAGCAGTATTAAACGATCTTTATCTGTTAATGCTTTATAGCGTTTCAGGTTAATCTGGTTGAGAGCGATCCACGGAGTGAGAAATTTGTACTGGATTGTTTTATCGGTCGATCCTAAACCATCATCACAAACTTCAGTGTCGACACTCTCGACCTTGAAAGTGATGTTGCCGAAATTCAAAATGTCGAGTTTTTCAACCATGGACTCAATGGACTCCACTCCTTCCTTGACTCCAATAAAATATATTTGTTCATTTAGTATCTTGACCTGTACACGGGGATACAGAAAGTCATTGCGGTAAGAGCCGTTGATAAAAGGGACGATGGGGTCATCCGGGAATTCTCTCATGAGAACGCCCTTAACCTGATAAGACGTCTTTCTAACCGGTTTATCGGTGGAGAGGCGGGCGACGACTGATTTTATATAAGATTGATCCTTAGACACAAGAGGATATAAAGACAGACATTGATTAGTTATTCATTGTATCCAAAAATTCTTTGTTATTTTCTGTTCGCCTCATTCTGTCGAGGAGAAATTCCATTGCTTCTATTGGAGTCATGTCGCTCAAAATCTTTCTTAGAATCCAAACTCTTGAAAGTTCTTTTTTGGAAAGTAAAAGTTCTTCTTTCCGTGTCCCTGAACGTATAAGGTCAAAGGATGGGAACAACCGACGGTCACTGAGGCGGCGATCGAGAACGAGCTCCATATTGCCGGTACCCTTAAACTCTTCAAAGATTACATCATCCATTCTGCTGCCTGTATCAATGAGCGCTGTTGCAATAATTGTGAGGCTTCCTCCTTCCTCTGTGTTCCGGGCTGCGCCGAAAAAGCGCCTGGGGCGATGAAGAGCATTGGCATCTACACCGCCTGAAAGGATTTTTCCACTGTGCGGAATCACCGCGTTGTGGGCGCGGCCGAGGCGGGTAACACTATCAAGAAGTATCATCACATCGTGGCCGCTCTCTACCATCCGCTTGGCCTTTTCTAGGGCCATGTCCGCCACCTGAACGTGCCGTTCAGGCGGCTCATCAAAAGTAGAACTCACCACTTCGGTTTCAACGCTCCGCTCCATGTCTGTCACTTCTTCCGGCCGCTCCGCAACGAGTAGGATAATAATCTTAATTTCAGGATGGTTCTTAAGTGTGGTATTGGCGATTTTTTGCAGAAGCATTGTTTTTCCCGTCTTCGGCTGGGCGACGATTAGTCCTCTCTGACCTTTGCCGATAGGCGCCATGAGATCAAGGATTCGCATCGAAAATTCCTTCGATTCCCCTTCAAGGTTGATCCGTTCTTCAGGGTAAAGTGGCTTGAGGCTATCAAACAGAATAGTTTTTTTGACCTGATCCGGTGCCTCGCCGTTCACTGTTTCAACTTTTAGTAGGGCGTAGAAACGTTCGTTATCCTTGGGATTGCGGATCTGTCCGGCCACCAGATGACCGGTGCGGAGATTGAATCTTTTTATCTGGGAAGGGGAGACATAGATGTCATCAGGCCCTGGGAGGTAGTTATAATCCTGCGATCGCAAGAAGCCGTATCCCTCCTTCATCACCTCGATAACGCCAGAAGAAAACAGTTTCCCTTCTTTCTCGGCACTGGTTTCGAGAATGCGCATGATCAATTGTTGTTTCTTCAGACCGGAATAACCGGAAACTTCCATCTCCTGAGCGAGCTTGGTTAATTCCTTGATCTTCTGGCCCTGTAACTGGGTTACATCCATGAGATAAAATCCACTAATTAATTTATTGAGTTACTGGAATTCTATGAAATCGGCAGTGATAAAAACCTTAAAAAGGCAGCCTCTAATTTAATTTAGGCTAAATCTCGCCTTTGTCAAAGGGAAAATGAAAGACGCTGAATACGTCCTCCGCTATATAATGTGTACCAAATATAAACCACAGGTCCACGCTCCTATTTCCCGACTTGCACCGCTCTAGACCTTCAGTCACAGATTGACACGCTTCAGCAGGAATATCCGCTTTTTTCAAAGAAGCGGCCACTATTTCGGCAGAGTGAAATTCGCCGTGGTCGGGCTGAACGGTTATGATCTGATTGAAGTATTTTTTAAGAACAGTTGTGATGCCGTCGAGGTCCTTGTTTTTCTTGAATCCGCAAATTGCACCAAAGTTGGCTTTGGGGAAAATTTCTCTCAGAGATCCGGCTGCGGCACTGATACCGTGAGGGTTGTGCCCCACATCATAATAAGCCAATGGATTTTCGCTCAATTTTTGAAGTCTTCCTGGCCATACAATTTTTGTCAGTCCTATTTTCACAACATCATCGCCGAGTTTGGGATCAAAGAGACTACACGCCGCTATGGCGGTCTGTGCATTTATCACCTGATATTTCCCAAATAGAGGTAGATCTATTGATGTTTCACCGATAGCAAAACGACTGCCATTGGGGCTTTGAACAGCTGCGGCAACTGGACATACCTCTGATGTCAAAAAGAGAGGACACTCCTTGTCTTTCGAGGATGATTCGATGACAGACATCACTTTCTCGTGTTGAGGAGCCGTTACCACTGGCACATCTTTTCTTAATATCCCGCACTTCTCCCTTGCAATGGATGGGAGATCACCACCGAGAAATTCCATGTGGTCAAAATCTATGGGAGTAAGTACCGAAACAATAGATTCAGAAACGTTACTGGAATCGAGCCGCCCGCCCAGGCCAACTTCTACCACCGCAATATCCACCGCCTCATCAGCGAAGTAGCTGAACATCATGGCGGTGGTGGTTTCAAAGAAGGTGGAGCCGAGGGTGTCAATCTCACCACGATATTTCTTCAGAAATGAGACAATCCACTCATCGGGGATGGGGATTCCTCCGACTCGAATTCTTTCATTGAACCTCACCAGGTGAGGAGATGTGTAGAGTCCCACTTTCCGGCCCGTTGATCTGAGAATGGAAGAGGTCATGGCGGCAGTGGACCCTTTTCCATTGGTCCCCGCAATATGAATGACAGGGAGGCCGTGATGAGGGTTTTTGCACCGTTTCAGCAACATCTCTGTGCGGTGGAGCCCTATCTTGATTCCCCTGCGCCGAAGAGAATAGAGATAGTCTAACGTAGCTTTATCGAGGGAAGACAAGATGAGGCTTGGGTGACGAGACGCCTGAAAAGGTCTTAGCCTTCGTCTGCCAGGACGCGCTCATATTTGTCTTTGAAGCTGCGGACGCCGTTGAAAACGGCTTGTGCGATACTTTGCCGGTAACCGGGCTTGCGGAGTTGCTTTTCTTCAAGGGGATTTGAAAGGAACCCTATTTCTAGGTACGCATGAGGCATTGAAGCGCCGATAAGAACATAAAATCCAGCCTGTTTCACACCACGATCGGGTGAGGGAATACTCTTCCGCAATTCCGATTGAACCATAGCGGCCAGATCTTCACTTTCTTTCATGAAGGCATTTTGCATCAGAGATGCAATGATAAAGCTGTCTTCCGTCAGGTGATCGTACCGGGATGCTTCCTCCTCAAGTTTGATGGCACTGTTTTCACGCTCAGCCACTTCCACAGCGTCAGCTGTTTTCCCTGGTCTCAGAATAAATGTTTCAAATCCTTTAATACGCCTATTATTGTTGGCGTTGGCATGAATACTGATAAAGAGCTTGCCGTTACTTTCATTGGCGACCTTGGTCCGCTCCCATAAAGGGACAAACACGTCCTCGTCTCTGGTGTAGACCACTTTTGCATTTGTGTTTTTCTCAATAAGCTTCCCAAGACGCTTGGCAATGTCCAGTGTGACGAATTTTTCTCTCAGACCGTACTTGCCCGTAGTTCCGGGGTCTTTTCCGCCGTGACCTGCATCTATGACAATTGTGTCAATGTACCAGGCGTCTCTCAGTTTTTTGATCTTTTCGGCGCTGTAGTTTAAGGGAGTTCTCAGTGTCAGAACAATCTCGTTGGGGGCCTTATTTTGATAGATTTCAAAATTTTCGATTTCAGTTCTAAGCTGAAAAGCAACTTGAACTGAACGACCTGTCTGATCAACGGTTATGCCTTGGACGACACCGCCCAATTTTGCCTTCCGAAGTGCGACGGAATCAGCAATGCCGCCTGATACAGTGAGATAAAACCATCTGTTTCGCGCTGACCAACCGGTAAGGGAGCCCTCCTCAAACTGGCGAGTCGACTCCAGGCGGATGACTGTTCCGTTGGCTTTTTCCTCAATGCTCAAACCCTTAATATTGTGTGTAATCAGCTCAACCACCACACTGTTACGCCCGATATCGTAACTCAATCCAGGTGCGGCGTGGCGATGTAGGATAGCTATGAACGGCCGCATGGGAAGGTAAATGTCCGAACCGTCGGAGAGGGCGTAGGACGGCATCTGGTAAACCTGATCATCAATCACCACGAAACTGCTGTGGGCAGAGACTTTGATCCTGTGACCACCGAAGTAAATGACAATCTTTCCCCTTGCAACATTACTAAAGACACTGGCATTGAGCACACGCACAAGATCTGCACCAGAAATGTAGGTTGTGTTGCCTGTAGCAAAAGTCTCGATAGATTCCCGCTTATTGGGATCGTTGGGGTAATAGACGGATACATAACTTGCATTCAACACGCCCGTAAGCATCACGCCTAACGTGAAGATTAGTTTACCTCGGATCACGAATGGAATTTATTGTTGGAAACGGTTACCGTGCAAATATGTCTGTGCTCAGAATGATATGTCCATTTGGAACCCTCCTTCCCACCGGGGAGTGCTCAATTTACCATTTTCATTCTCTCAGGAGCTTCGTACGGTTTTTTGAAGGGGGAAAAGGGGTTGGTGATCGAATGCACCAAAACAAAAAGAAAAAAATTAATAATCTTCCTATTACCCTCATGGCACGAATGTATTTTTGTGTTAATAGAATCAGAAGGGGTGTTGGTGATTTCCCTTCTGATTTTGTGGAGACGTTGCGAAATTGCTCTCAGGCAAGAATGATCTAATCTT
This portion of the Candidatus Neomarinimicrobiota bacterium genome encodes:
- a CDS encoding N-acetylmuramoyl-L-alanine amidase, with product MLTGVLNASYVSVYYPNDPNKRESIETFATGNTTYISGADLVRVLNASVFSNVARGKIVIYFGGHRIKVSAHSSFVVIDDQVYQMPSYALSDGSDIYLPMRPFIAILHRHAAPGLSYDIGRNSVVVELITHNIKGLSIEEKANGTVIRLESTRQFEEGSLTGWSARNRWFYLTVSGGIADSVALRKAKLGGVVQGITVDQTGRSVQVAFQLRTEIENFEIYQNKAPNEIVLTLRTPLNYSAEKIKKLRDAWYIDTIVIDAGHGGKDPGTTGKYGLREKFVTLDIAKRLGKLIEKNTNAKVVYTRDEDVFVPLWERTKVANESNGKLFISIHANANNNRRIKGFETFILRPGKTADAVEVAERENSAIKLEEEASRYDHLTEDSFIIASLMQNAFMKESEDLAAMVQSELRKSIPSPDRGVKQAGFYVLIGASMPHAYLEIGFLSNPLEEKQLRKPGYRQSIAQAVFNGVRSFKDKYERVLADEG
- a CDS encoding bifunctional folylpolyglutamate synthase/dihydrofolate synthase; the protein is MSSLDKATLDYLYSLRRRGIKIGLHRTEMLLKRCKNPHHGLPVIHIAGTNGKGSTAAMTSSILRSTGRKVGLYTSPHLVRFNERIRVGGIPIPDEWIVSFLKKYRGEIDTLGSTFFETTTAMMFSYFADEAVDIAVVEVGLGGRLDSSNVSESIVSVLTPIDFDHMEFLGGDLPSIAREKCGILRKDVPVVTAPQHEKVMSVIESSSKDKECPLFLTSEVCPVAAAVQSPNGSRFAIGETSIDLPLFGKYQVINAQTAIAACSLFDPKLGDDVVKIGLTKIVWPGRLQKLSENPLAYYDVGHNPHGISAAAGSLREIFPKANFGAICGFKKNKDLDGITTVLKKYFNQIITVQPDHGEFHSAEIVAASLKKADIPAEACQSVTEGLERCKSGNRSVDLWFIFGTHYIAEDVFSVFHFPFDKGEI
- a CDS encoding transcription termination factor Rho, translated to MDVTQLQGQKIKELTKLAQEMEVSGYSGLKKQQLIMRILETSAEKEGKLFSSGVIEVMKEGYGFLRSQDYNYLPGPDDIYVSPSQIKRFNLRTGHLVAGQIRNPKDNERFYALLKVETVNGEAPDQVKKTILFDSLKPLYPEERINLEGESKEFSMRILDLMAPIGKGQRGLIVAQPKTGKTMLLQKIANTTLKNHPEIKIIILLVAERPEEVTDMERSVETEVVSSTFDEPPERHVQVADMALEKAKRMVESGHDVMILLDSVTRLGRAHNAVIPHSGKILSGGVDANALHRPRRFFGAARNTEEGGSLTIIATALIDTGSRMDDVIFEEFKGTGNMELVLDRRLSDRRLFPSFDLIRSGTRKEELLLSKKELSRVWILRKILSDMTPIEAMEFLLDRMRRTENNKEFLDTMNN